Proteins from one Naumovozyma castellii chromosome 3, complete genome genomic window:
- the RIB4 gene encoding lumazine synthase RIB4 (ancestral locus Anc_3.7): protein MAVKGLGKIDQKYDGSKLRIGIIHARWNSVIIDALVKGAIDRMLSLGVKEENIIVETVPGSFELPYGAQRFAEKEAKAGTPLDAVIPIGVLIKGSTMHFEYISDSTTQAIMKLQNIIHMPVIFGLLTCMTEEQALARAGIDQAHSMHNHGEDWGAAAVEMAIKFGANAF from the coding sequence atggCTGTTAAAGGGTTAGGTAAGATTGATCAAAAATACGACGGGTCCAAGTTAAGAATTGGTATCATCCATGCTCGTTGGAACAGCGTCATCATTGATGCCTTAGTCAAGGGGGCTATAGACAGAATGTTATCATTGGGTGTGAAAGAGGAAAACATAATTGTAGAAACTGTTCCTGGTTCTTTTGAATTACCATATGGTGCTCAAAGATTTGCTGAAAAGGAAGCAAAGGCTGGTACCCCCCTAGATGCTGTCATTCCAATTGGTGTCTTAATTAAAGGTTCCACAATGCATTTTGAATACATTTCAGATTCTACCACACAAGCCATAATGAAATTACAAAACATAATCCACATGCCTGTGATTTTTGGTCTATTAACATGTATGACTGAAGAACAAGCTTTGGCAAGAGCAGGTATCGATCAAGCTCATTCTATGCACAACCATGGTGAAGATTGGGGGGCTGCTGCCGTCGAGATGGCCATCAAGTTTGGTGCTAATGcattttaa
- the NOP8 gene encoding Nop8p (ancestral locus Anc_3.6), protein MVLEAAKPLNWTMSSIADTVNKEDSTVRVFVGNLQNNLDASLEDLYKRFGTFGQCVDPVFEKHNGFAYINMTFEDGLAGFKKLKNSLNNVKFKGNLLVIDQAKPDWQESWKLRQESDERDNVIKEKKNMKKNWEHYKKLENIAMSWKDHREVIPGRVRKTPRSKYGMRHITFRINVEGSLKVYKCYQTKLWGYERNKDLRDLVSKFINGKWRNGFDHIVDRLDYSRAKRSAGAVHFRNKNGDTLSVSVNNNTTNKTDHNTGSTTIMGDEDYYDDDEHLSEEEKTKNNEVLSKVLQGFDFDKPMLVDDEDDEGSADVVMSDYELEAKFKDLDNEAPKKEVHKPVSNVVKFDDDVAEEKGEEEHVEEEEEEEDEPIPTFGASVVEGTVSNTDTLRTLFNPEQVENPASFKLIEDSDEDIAHDANNEKSSNEIPTTLLASLPKYEPLPATKKSQERTNHLFFPHFESPFLVGQTQLNKLVTNSVKKDEILTAWEDQFWENRGTWMREMKNKKRDALRQLRKRKGKNGGEMALI, encoded by the coding sequence ATGGTCTTAGAGGCAGCAAAACCATTAAATTGGACCATGAGTAGTATTGCCGACACAGTGAATAAGGAGGACTCCACTGTCCGTGTCTTTGTTGGGAATTTGCAGAATAACCTCGATGCGAGTCTCGAGGATTTATATAAGAGATTTGGTACTTTTGGCCAATGTGTGGATCCTGTATTTGAGAAACATAATGGATTTGCTTATATTAATATGacatttgaagatgggTTGGCAGggtttaaaaaattaaagaacaGTTTGAATAATGTTAAATTCAAGGGGAATCTTTTAGTAATTGATCAGGCAAAACCCGATTGGCAAGAATCTTGGAAGTTAAGACAGGAGAGTGATGAAAGGGATAATGtcattaaggaaaagaagaacatgaagaagaattgggAACATTATAAGAAACTTGAGAATATTGCCATGTCTTGGAAGGATCATAGAGAAGTTATACCCGGACGTGTGAGGAAGACACCGAGAAGCAAATATGGAATGAGACATATCACATTCAGGATTAATGTCGAAGGTTCTTTAAAAGTTTATAAATGTTATCAAACCAAACTTTGGGGGtatgaaagaaataagGATTTGAGAGATTTAGTATCCAAGTTTATTAATGGTAAATGGAGAAATGGGTTCGATCATATCGTGGACAGATTAGATTATAGTAGAGCCAAGAGGTCTGCTGGAGCCGTTCATTTcagaaataaaaatggtGATACTTTATCTGTCTCAGTAAACAATAATACTACCAATAAGACCGATCATAATACTGGTTCGACAACGATAATGGGGGATGAAGATTATtacgatgatgatgagcATTTatcagaagaagaaaagaccAAGAATAATGAAGTGTTATCAAAGGTGTTGCAAGGTTTCGATTTTGATAAGCCAATGTTGGTAGATgacgaagatgatgaaggaAGTGCAGACGTCGTCATGTCTGATTATGAATTAGAAGCAAAATTTAAGGATCTTGACAACGAGGCACCAAAGAAGGAAGTGCATAAACCGGTGAGTAACGTtgttaaatttgatgatgatgttgcTGAGGAAAAAGGCGAAGAGGAACATgtggaggaggaggaggaagaagaggatgaacCAATACCCACATTCGGAGCTTCTGTTGTTGAAGGTACTGTCAGTAACACAGATACATTAAGAACGTTATTCAATCCAGAACAAGTTGAGAATCCTGCCTCGTTTAAATTAATCGAGGAttctgatgaagatattgcCCATGATGCGAACAATGAAAAGTCGAGCAATGAAATACCGACGACACTGCTGGCTTCTTTACCCAAATATGAACCTTTACCCGCAACTAAGAAGTCACAAGAAAGAACgaatcatttatttttcccTCATTTCGAATCACCCTTCTTGGTTGGTCAAACacaattaaataaattggtTACTAATTCCGTcaagaaagatgaaatattaaCTGCTTGGGAAGATCAATTCTGGGAAAATAGAGGTACATGGATGAGAGAAATGAAGAATAAGAAGAGAGATGCTCTACGACAATTAAGGAAGAGGAAAGGTAAAAATGGTGGAGAAATGGCTTTAATTTAG
- the CTR9 gene encoding Ctr9p (ancestral locus Anc_3.5) — MASNAASASSSVQPTLIPYPSMEWPTSLDIPLKASEELVSIDLLTDLPSDPADLRTLLVEESSSREHWLTIAAAYANQNLTLEAIQLIKMALEVFLQDSEGLAHCHTFLTWCYLKLSKTTKVPQDHDTYLNDAENHLKEAVKINPTWIGNMLATVDLYYQRGAYDKALETCDLFVKGVQQDTKKHNVMFLLLRAKLLFRKKNYVASLKLFQELLVSNPVLKPDPRIGIGACFWHLKDYKMAIKSWERATQLDANSSASILCLLGKFHNSLTESENDTQFKENYTASLMDLNTLYNDTNHPENKENPVLLTLLQSYFYYKNDFENVLKIYDEKIKPISTLVADSILSESTLWCGRAYYALDDYRKAFAMFQESLKTNEENLLAKLGLGQAQLKTNLLEESILTFENLYKSHAGIQELNYILGMLYAGKCFAAAGQNHESTSTTTTMSGKEISILNAKALQFLEKYIKLTTAKKNQLVIPRAYLTISQLYEKTNQYKQSLDYLTKALEEIQFINKDNVPLELLNNIGSFYFINGDADKAKEYFDLAKSKLSNDSSSLTTINYNIARTLETKDLEKSQVLYQDILNEHPNYIAAKIRTLFFKFVNGNESIKDEMTNLAKMNDSDLEVRSFYAWYLKNTTLKNEKEKETSYNKDTLVKYDSHDLYALISLGNLYCLIAREGRKNVKSLKEQEKSKHSYLKAIQLFQKVLQIDPFNVFAAQGIAIIFAESKRLGAAVEILRKVRDSLDNEDVHINLANCLLEMREFSKAIENYDLILKKFPNIKNKSHILNLLGKAWYARGLKEKNIDYFFKALSYTEMAIEFEENRDTSKKNERFIAILKFNVAILDFQIAETLRRSEKKDRTLEHLKTAVVGLDKAIVILKELKDLKDFNVILKDELEQRIQLGETTMKTVLERCVTEQEQYENEQAGKLTEGRRLLEEQELKEKEKKQKQEEEERSKLERQAEEYKKLQAEAQKLIQERETLIVNEDSDVDNDFSGEDGEGKKKKKRKRATATGEKKQRKKRKSKSALSDEGEEAEGSSDDDDTVKVRSRGKKSGLSKEFVVDSDDSDLSSPDIETAEQDAANDDEGLF; from the coding sequence ATGGCGTCCAATGCAGCCTCAGCGTCGTCCTCTGTCCAACCAACGTTGATCCCATACCCATCAATGGAATGGCCCACATCCCTAGATATCCCATTGAAGGCCTCGGAAGAATTAGTCTCTATTGATCTTCTCACTGATTTACCATCAGATCCTGCCGATTTGCGTACTTTGTTGGTGGAGGAAAGTTCCTCTCGAGAACATTGGCTAACAATTGCTGCAGCTTACGCAAACCAAAACTTGACTTTGGAGGCTATCCAATTGATTAAAATGGCCTTGGAAGTGTTTCTCCAAGATTCAGAAGGACTGGCACACTGTCATACCTTTTTGACTTGGTGCTATTTGAAACTGAGTAAGACTACGAAGGTTCCTCAGGACCATGACActtatttgaatgatgcTGAGAACCATTTGAAGGAAGCCGTCAAGATTAATCCAACTTGGATTGGGAATATGTTGGCCACCGTAGATTTATATTATCAAAGGGGTGCATATGATAAGGCTTTGGAGACCTGCGATTTGTTCGTGAAGGGTGTACAGCAGGATACGAAAAAGCATAATGTAatgtttttattattaagagCTAAGTTATTATTcaggaagaaaaattatgtGGCCAGTTTGAAACTATTCCAAGAGTTGTTGGTGAGTAACCCAGTTTTGAAACCCGATCCcagaattggaattgggGCTTGCTTTTGGCATTTAAAGGATTATAAGATGGCAATTAAGTCCTGGGAGAGAGCGACACAATTGGATGCAAATTCATCAGCTTCAATATTGTGTTTGTTAGGGAAATTCCATAATTCTTTGACTGAATCTGAAAATGATACTCAATTTAAGGAAAACTATACAGCTTCTCTAATGGATTTGAACACTCTTTACAACGATACCAATCATCCTGAGAATAAGGAAAATCCTGTCCTATTGACTCTGCTACAAAGTTATTTTTACTATAagaatgattttgaaaatgtattgaaaatatatgatgaaaagattaaacCTATCAGTACGTTAGTGGCTGACTCCATTCTTTCTGAATCTACACTTTGGTGCGGAAGAGCATATTATGCTCTAGATGATTATCGTAAAGCATTTGCCATGTTCCAAGAGAGTTTGAAGACGAACgaagaaaatttgttaGCAAAACTAGGTTTAGGCCAAGCACAATTGAAGACCAATCTTTTGGAAGAAAGTATATTGACTTTTGAAAACCTATACAAGAGTCATGCTGGAATTCAAGAActaaattatattttggGTATGCTTTATGCAGGAAAATGTTTTGCTGCCGCTGGCCAAAATCATGAATCTACTTCCACAACGACAACAATGTCTGGAAAGGAGATATCAATTTTAAACGCAAAAGCCTTACAATTCTTAGAGAAATACATCAAACTAACCACAGCTAAAAAAAACCAATTAGTCATTCCAAGAGCATATTTGACTATCTCCCAATTGTATGAAAAGACTAATCAATACAAACAATCATTAGATTATCTAACCAAAGCCTTAGAAGAGATTCAATTCATAAATAAAGACAATGTCCCACTGGAGTTATTAAACAACATAGGTTCATTCTACTTTATTAATGGAGATGCAGACAAGGCAAAGGAATATTTTGACTTAGCAAAGTCAAAATTGTCAAATGATTCATCAAGCCTCACAACAATTAATTATAACATTGCTAGAACTTTGGAAACAAAAGACTTAGAAAAATCACAAGTACTTTACCAAGATATTCTCAATGAACATCCAAACTATATAGCCGCTAAGATCAGGACATTGTTTTTCAAGTTTGTTAATGGTAATGAATCCATTAAGGATGAGATGACGAACTTGGCTAAAATGAACGATTCTGATTTAGAAGTTCGTTCGTTTTATGCATGGTACTTGAAAAATACgactttgaaaaatgaaaaggaaaaggaaacGTCATATAACAAAGATACTCTGGTAAAATATGATTCTCATGATTTATATGCATTGATCTCCTTAGGTAACTTGTATTGTTTAATTGCAAGGGAAGGCAGAAAAAACGttaaatctttgaaagaacaagaaaagtCTAAACATTCTTATTTGAAGGCAATTCAATTATTCCAGAAAGTCTTGCAAATTGATCCATTTAACGTATTTGCTGCTCAAGGTATCGCCATCATATTTGCTGAGAGTAAGAGGTTAGGAGCTGCAGTGgaaattttgagaaaaGTTAGAGATTCTTTAGATAATGAGGATGTTCATATCAATTTGGCAAATTGTTTATTGGAGATGAGAGAATTTAGTAAAGCCATTGAGAATTATGacttgattttgaaaaaattccCCAATATCAAAAACAAATCACATATTCTAAATCTTTTAGGTAAGGCATGGTATGCAAGAGGTCTaaaagagaaaaatatcgattatttctttaaggCGTTGAGTTACACTGAAATGGctattgaatttgaagaaaatcgCGATacttcaaagaagaatgaaagATTCATAgccattttgaaatttaatgTTGCCATCTTAGATTTCCAAATTGCTGAAACTTTGAGGAGGTCGGAGAAGAAGGACCGTACTTTGgaacatttgaaaacagCTGTTGTCGGCCTAGACAAGGCAATTGTCatcttgaaagaattgaaggatttgaaagatttcaaTGTTATATTAAAGGATGAGTTGGAGCAACGTATTCAACTGGGGGAGACCACTATGAAGACTGTCCTCGAACGTTGTGTTACGGAGCAAGAACaatatgaaaatgaacaagCAGGAAAATTGACAGAAGGCCGTAGACTActtgaagaacaagagttgaaggagaaggaaaagaaacaaaagcaagaagaagaagaacgtTCTAAATTAGAAAGGCAAGCCGAGGAATACAAGAAATTACAAGCTGAAGCTCAAAAGTTGATCCAAGAACGTGAAACTTTGATAGTCAACGAGGATAGTGATGTTGATAACGACTTTTCAGGAGAAGATggagaaggaaagaaaaagaagaagaggaagagaGCCACTGCTACCGgagaaaagaaacaaaggaaaaagagGAAGTCTAAGTCAGCGTTATCTGATGAAGGCGAGGAAGCAGAAGGCTCtagtgatgatgatgatactGTAAAGGTCAGATCTAGAGGCAAGAAGTCTGGATTATCCAAGGAATTTGTTGTGGATAGTGACGATAGCGATTTGTCATCACCAGATATTGAAACTGCAGAGCAGGATGCTGCCAATGACGATGAAGGGTTATTCTAA
- the PEX11 gene encoding Pex11p (ancestral locus Anc_3.3) — protein sequence MSPLGKEQINLEFPFLKHTNQKYQTTMGNEMLVYHPTVTQLVKFLDTTAGREKVLRLLQYLSRFIAGNRHSLLAKHIQLEFTMVRKLLRFLKPLNHLQLATKFLHATEGDNGDLIVKYANVVKNLSFAIYLSLDQINLFRLLKLIPVTPFSGKKVPRWANMFWLYALLSGIVMDLRKIQLTDARLKSLLFKTVEDGAAQDKVAEKAEVKKVAKERFAAVRRLVWDSVDSFIVLNNLSYLSSRDDAVGIAGVITSLFGLQDLWQAASTSK from the coding sequence ATGAGTCCATTGGGGAAAGAACAAATCAATCTTGAATTTCCCTTTCTAAAACATACCAACCAGAAATATCAAACAACAATGGGTAATGAAATGCTTGTTTACCATCCAACTGTCACACAGTTGGTGAAATTCTTAGACACCACCGCCGGTAGAGAGAAAGTATTGCGTCTATTGCAATACTTGTCTCGTTTTATTGCCGGGAACAGACATTCCCTTCTAGCCAAGCATATTCAGCTTGAATTTACAATGGTCAGGAAACTCCTAAGATTCCTCAAGCCTTTGAACCATTTGCAATTAGCTACTAAATTTTTGCACGCAACTGAAGGTGATAATGGAGATTTGATTGTTAAATATGCAAATGTGGTCAAAAATTTGTCATTTGCTATCTATTTGAGTTTAGATCAAATTAATTTGTTTAGACTGTTGAAATTAATCCCAGTGACACCCTTCTCTGGCAAGAAGGTTCCACGCTGGGCGAACATGTTTTGGTTATACGCTTTACTCAGTGGTATTGTCATGGATTTGAGAAAGATTCAATTGACTGATGCAAGACTGAAATCTTTGTTGTTTAAAACAGTTGAAGATGGTGCCGCCCAAGACAAAGTGGCTGAGAAGGCGGAAGTTAAGAAGGTCGCAAAGGAAAGATTTGCTGCAGTTAGGAGATTAGTTTGGGACTCGGTTGATTCATTCATTGTTTTGAACAATTTATCTTATTTGTCAAGTAGAGATGACGCAGTTGGTATCGCTGGTGTTATTACTTCTTTATTCGGTCTCCAAGATTTATGGCAAGCGGCATCTACCTCAAAATGA
- the PPM2 gene encoding tRNA methyltransferase PPM2 (ancestral locus Anc_3.15) — translation MSDPLANPVLSSRSFRKEERKLKYADLAIQGTNNSSIASKRSVELLYAPAMGMNRSSTSVNNVKEYFKWFVPKKVSRSPCINRGYWLRLHAIRSCLDSIVQTLQDNEKMVVVNLGCGFDPLAFELLDPENMSAAKYRNKISFIDVDYPDLLRNKIQILKDTPELSTIIGSDVEINEAINANGDGIETRNYSAIPCDLNDANTFANLLNSTDILKKDKKIVKVFIAEVSLAYMKYQQADKIISLTGALPNSQFIILEQLTPEGPFEPFSKQMLAHFKKNDSPLQSVQKYPTVNSQLSRFKSLGYMNANAGDLLQLWNSVPLITRQQIEMIQPFDELEEFHLFAHHYLLLHATNNPAYKFVDSFENPQSVKDLAPIHVDFEETTLDLKRNFGASALVSASDSSKEIWYHGGCNPYRTNETLQIKLDKILSYEQISTLKPLPPSRTCHTFTNNVVIGGRLAPHKPINDVWRLDEKTLQWEQKTSLPEGRFRHCSVSVSTNETLIFGGKSSVTLSSANKFLKYDISADTYNSMSVANGEVPSLSGAAMDYNEDTGVGAIVGGHEIVTDTFSDGLFVFSCDKTNVIIKKKINHPLLQRYGAKILFVNDKKVLVVGGTSPSCLFNRHNSIILVDLELQQLNCIPIPKKIWETFQLFLVGFELKRIDEKHVMIFGGGATCYGFGAVSNVALKVAL, via the coding sequence ATGTCTGATCCACTAGCAAACCCTGTTCTTTCTTCGAGATCTTTCAGAAAAGAGGAACGTAAATTGAAGTATGCCGATTTAGCCATCCAAGgaacaaataattcttcaatagcGTCCAAGAGATCTGTAGAGCTTCTATACGCGCCAGCAATGGGTATGAACAGATCATCTACTTCAGTGAACAATGTGAAGGAGTACTTCAAATGGTTTGTGCCCAAAAAGGTAAGTCGATCTCCCTGTATTAACAGAGGTTATTGGCTAAGATTACATGCCATTAGATCATGTTTAGATTCAATTGTACAAACCTTACAAGACAATGAGAAGATGGTGGTGGTTAATCTAGGTTGTGGATTTGATCCATTGGCATTCGAACTATTGGATCCAGAGAATATGAGTGCTGCCAAATATAGGAATAAGATCAGTTTTATCGATGTTGATTATCCAGATTTACTCAGAAATAAAATCcagattttgaaagatacGCCAGAATTAAGTACCATAATTGGATCTGATGTCGAAATAAATGAGGCTATAAATGCTAATGGTGATGGAATAGAGACAAGAAACTATTCTGCCATTCCCTGCGATTTAAATGATGCAAATACCTTTGCTAACCTACTGAATTCCACTGacattttaaaaaaagaCAAGAAAATTGTAAAAGTTTTTATTGCTGAAGTGTCATTAGCATATATGAAATATCAACAGGCAGATAAAATCATTTCTTTGACAGGAGCATTGCCAAATTCCCAGTTCATAATACTTGAGCAGCTAACTCCAGAGGGCCCCTTTGAACCATTCTCAAAGCAAATGCTAGCTcatttcaagaaaaatgatTCACCTTTGCAATCAGTGCAAAAATATCCAACAGTCAACTCCCAATTATCTAGATTCAAATCATTAGGATATATGAACGCAAATGCAGGAGACTTGCTGCAACTTTGGAACTCTGTGCCTCTAATAACCCGTCAACAAATAGAAATGATCCAGCCATTTGAcgaattggaagaatttcaCCTTTTTGCACACCATTATCTTCTTTTACATGCTACAAATAATCCTGCATATAAATTTGTCgattcatttgaaaatccACAATCTGTCAAAGATTTGGCCCCAATCCATGTAGATTTTGAAGAGACAACtttagatttgaaaaggaattttGGGGCATCTGCCCTTGTTAGTGCATCAGACTCATCTAAAGAGATATGGTACCATGGTGGTTGTAACCCATATAGAACTAATGAAACGTTACAAATAAAGCTTGATAAAATTCTATCCTATGAACAGATATCAACTTTGAAACCACTTCCTCCTAGTAGAACATGCCATACCTTCACAAATAATGTCGTTATTGGTGGTAGACTGGCGCCGCACAAACCAATCAACGATGTTTGGCGTCTAGATGAGAAAACACTGCAATGGGAGCAGAAGACATCTCTACCGGAAGGCCGTTTTAGACATTGTTCGGTATCCGTATCGACAAATGAAACATTAATATTTGGAGGTAAGTCTTCTGTTACACTATCCTCTGCCAATAAATTTCTAAAATATGATATTTCAGCAGATACATATAATTCAATGTCTGTAGCTAATGGCGAGGTGCCTAGCCTTTCGGGTGCGGCGATGGATTATAATGAGGATACAGGAGTTGGTGCCATAGTTGGTGGACATGAAATCGTCACGGATACCTTCTCAGATGGATTATTCGTATTCTCCTGCGATAAAACGAATGTAATcattaaaaagaaaattaatcATCCCTTACTTCAAAGATATGGAGCCAAAATCCTATTCGTCAACGATAAAAAAGTATTGGTTGTCGGCGGTACGAGCCCTTCCTGTTTGTTCAATCGCCATAATTCGATCATTTTAGTTGATTTAGAACTACAGCAACTTAATTGCATACCGATTCCTAAGAAAATTTGGGAAACGTTCCAATTATTCCTGGTTGGGTTTGAATTGAAACGTATTGATGAGAAGCATGTGATGATTTTTGGTGGTGGAGCAACTTGCTATGGATTTGGCGCGGTCTCTAATGTGGCGTTGAAGGTTGCACTTTGA
- the LEM3 gene encoding Lem3p (ancestral locus Anc_3.16) — protein MVNFDLSQVGATFRKKDKEYKDSAPLPEEEDDIDASEFEDDEVVPKKIKNRRPREDDFTQQRLAAINPVLTPNTVVPIYLVIAAVFVIVGGCLLAVSTKVDEITLYYQDCVTAAPTDDFGDMPSSHFQFYFHNVKNFNVTPQWKFVDDPNDDFSERGTCQIRFTTPKVIKKSVYVNYMLEKFAANHRRYVLSFSEDQLRGEHASYDLVHDSTGINCKPLARSSNGKLYYPCGLIANAMFNDSFPMQLINVTDNSQNYDLTNQGINWHTDRQRFKKTKYNYTEITPPPFWEKSFPDGYNETNVPNIQEWEEFQNWMRPGAFDKSTKLIRKNGNSSLPAGEYEIDIGLHWPVTEFNGKKAVYITHGSSIGGRNPFLGIVYLIGGCICCGMALILLVCWLFSGRKIADPSSLSWNK, from the coding sequence ATGGTAAATTTTGATCTAAGTCAAGTGGGTGCCACTTTTCGTAAAAAGGATAAAGAGTATAAGGACTCAGCACCCCTCccagaagaagaggatgatattgatgcctctgaatttgaagatgatgaagtaGTACCcaagaagatcaagaatAGAAGACCCAGAGAAGATGATTTTACACAACAACGTCTGGCGGCTATAAACCCTGTCTTGACCCCAAACACTGTGGTACCAATCTACCTTGTGATTGCTGCCGTCTTCGTTATTGTTGGTGGTTGTTTGCTAGCAGTGTCCACTAAAGTGGACGAAATTACATTATACTACCAAGATTGTGTTACTGCAGCACCTACAGATGATTTTGGAGACATGCCATCAtctcattttcaattctattTCCATAACGTTAAGAATTTTAATGTTACACCACAATGGAAATTCGTTGACGACCCTAATGACGACTTCAGTGAACGTGGTACCTGTCAAATTCGTTTCACTACCCCTAAAGTGATAAAGAAATCTGTCTACGTCAATTATATGTTGGAGAAATTTGCTGCTAACCACAGACGTTATGTTCTTTCCTTTAGTGAAGATCAATTAAGAGGGGAACACGCCTCCTATGATTTAGTCCATGATTCTACTGGTATTAACTGTAAGCCATTAGCGAGAAGCAGCAATGGTAAATTGTATTATCCATGTGGGTTGATTGCCAATGCAATGTTTAATGACTCTTTCCCCATGCAATTAATAAACGTTACCGATAATTCTCAAAATTATGATTTAACGAACCAAGGAATCAATTGGCATACAGATAGGCAAAGATTTAAGAAGACTAAATATAATTACACGGAAATAACACCACCTCCATTTTGGGAAAAAAGTTTCCCTGATGGATATAACGAGACCAACGTTCCGAATATTCAAGAATGggaagaatttcaaaattggatGAGACCAGGTGCATTCGACAAATCTACCAAATTGATTAGAAAGAATGGTAATTCCAGTTTACCTGCTGGAGAATACGAGATTGATATTGGATTACATTGGCCTGTGACGGAATTTAACGGTAAAAAGGCTGTATATATTACACATGGTTCTAGTATTGGTGGTAGAAATCCTTTCCTTGGAATTGTTTACTTGATCGGTGGTTGCATATGTTGTGGTATGGCACTTATTTTACTGGTCTGCTGGTTATTCAGTGGGAGAAAAATTGCTGATCCAAGCAGTTTGTCatggaataaataa
- the ARG8 gene encoding acetylornithine transaminase (ancestral locus Anc_3.17), which yields MFRRYLSTTAPKFQNGASLKKILQKDEAFQVTTYARPANLCITRGKNAKLYDDVNGHEYIDFTAGIAVTALGHSNPEVSRILGEQSKRLIHSSNLYYTAESLELSAKIIEKTKQFGGQHDASKVFLCNSGTEANEAALKFAKKHGIMINPKKQGLVAFQNSFHGRTMGALSVTWNAKYRTPFGDLIPNVSFLNLNDELTKLQSFIKDKKNDIAGLIVEPVQGEGGIFPVPAETLIGLKKICADNDVIVIYDEIQCGLGRTGKLWAHAHLPKEAHPDIFTAAKALGNGFPIAATIVNEKVNNALRVGDHGTTYGGNPLGCAVSKYVMDTLADETFLAQVNKKAEFFYKRLVKIQQKFPKQIKQVRGKGLMIGAEFAEPPTEVIKKCRELGLLVITAGKSTARFVPALTIEDEVIEEGLDIFEKAVAAVYA from the coding sequence ATGTTCAGAAGATATTTATCTACTACAGctccaaaatttcaaaatggtGCCTCtctaaaaaaaatattacaaaaaGATGAAGCATTTCAAGTGACCACATATGCCAGACCAGCCAATCTCTGTATTACTAGAGGTAAAAATGCTAAGCTATACGACGATGTCAATGGTcatgaatatattgattTCACAGCCGGTATTGCTGTTACAGCCTTGGGTCATTCCAATCCTGAAGTCTCTAGAATTTTAGGCGAACAATCGAAACGTTTGATTCACTCTTCCAATTTATACTATACTGCTGAGTCATTAGAACTAAGTGCTAAAATCATCGAGAAGACAAAGCAGTTTGGTGGTCAACATGACGCCTCCAAAGTTTTCCTTTGTAATTCTGGTACTGAAGCTAATGAAGCTGCCTTAAAATTTGCCAAAAAGCATGGTATTATGATTAACCCAAAGAAGCAAGGGTTAGTTGCCTTCCAAAACTCGTTCCACGGTAGAACTATGGGTGCTCTTTCTGTTACATGGAATGCTAAATATAGAACCCCATTCGGAGATTTGATTCCAAACGTATCCTTCTTAAACttgaatgatgaattgacCAAGTTACAAAGCTTTATTAAGGACAAAAAGAACGATATTGCTGGTTTAATTGTGGAACCTGTTCAAGGTGAAGGTGGTATTTTCCCTGTACCTGCTGAAACTTTGATTGGATTGAAAAAGATCTGTGCCGACAATGACGTTATTGTCATCTACGATGAAATTCAATGTGGGTTAGGTAGAACTGGGAAACTGTGGGCTCATGCTCATTTACCAAAGGAAGCTCATCCTGATATTTTCACTGCTGCTAAGGCTCTAGGTAACGGGTTCCCAATTGCAGCTACTATAGTTAATGAAAAAGTTAACAATGCTTTAAGAGTTGGTGATCACGGTACTACATATGGTGGTAATCCTTTAGGCTGTGCTGTCAGTAAATACGTGATGGATACTCTTGCTGATGAAACTTTCTTAGCTCAAGTAAACAAGAAGGCAGAATTTTTCTATAAGCGTTTAGTTAAGATACAACAAAAGTTCccaaaacaaataaaacaaGTCAGAGGTAAGGGTTTAATGATCGGTGCAGAATTTGCTGAACCACCAACCGAGGTCATCAAAAAGTGTAGGGAATTGGGTTTATTAGTCATTACAGCCGGAAAGAGTACTGCTAGATTTGTCCCAGCCTTGActattgaagatgaagttattgaagaaggtttggacatttttgaaaaagcCGTTGCCGCTGTTTATGCCTGA